One stretch of Streptomyces sp. NBC_00443 DNA includes these proteins:
- a CDS encoding CocE/NonD family hydrolase, with translation MSRRVPRSLALVLGTTLTAPLALTAPAAASGQFTVIALKFTVQAGGRTCTVDADLYRPAGVDRAHPAPAVLATNGFGGSKSDGSTDAIGKAFAQRGYVSLIYSGLGFGRSGCLISLDDPTIDGAAASRLIDFLGGRRAADDGTKADFVTLDAPGDPRVGMAGGSYGGAVQLATAAVDQRLDALAPMITWNDLAYSLDPNNAVGSGSVPGVFKWQWANGFYVMGEGQPLLEANLDPSRINSLACLHFVTKACDTIRTLNSGRYPAEQTAGLLAYARSVSPVSYLNRVKAPTLLVQGQADSLFNLNEATATYNTLKGQGTPTKMIWQSWGHSGGLTDPAAGELNLGQGNLETSYVGRRILAWFDRYLGKKNVDTGPAFAYYRDWITDPDNTYATADRVPALSRTLYLSGDGKLVDNRSKVARGSRTYTNWLTPTSHSESSLAALLGIPDPTPFDTPGTYLGWTSEPLARTTDVVGAPRATLKVVSPKAERTQASADAADKLVLFAKLYDVAPDGTRTLVHRLVAPVRVPDVTKSFTVTLPGIVHRYEKGHRLRFVIAASDGAYFGNRGIKPVTVVSAPQDTGVLQLPVLG, from the coding sequence GTGTCCCGTCGCGTGCCCAGATCACTCGCCCTCGTCCTCGGCACCACGCTCACCGCACCCCTCGCGCTCACCGCTCCGGCCGCCGCGAGCGGCCAGTTCACCGTCATCGCCCTGAAGTTCACCGTCCAGGCGGGCGGCCGCACCTGCACCGTCGACGCCGATCTGTACCGGCCCGCGGGCGTGGACCGTGCCCACCCCGCGCCCGCCGTCCTCGCCACCAACGGCTTCGGCGGCAGCAAGTCCGACGGCTCGACCGACGCCATAGGAAAGGCCTTCGCCCAGCGCGGGTACGTCTCCCTCATCTACTCCGGCCTCGGCTTCGGCAGGTCCGGCTGTCTGATCTCGCTCGACGACCCCACCATCGACGGCGCCGCCGCCTCGCGGTTGATCGACTTCCTGGGCGGCAGGCGCGCCGCCGACGACGGCACGAAGGCGGACTTCGTCACCCTCGACGCCCCCGGCGACCCGCGCGTCGGCATGGCCGGCGGTTCCTACGGCGGGGCCGTCCAGCTGGCCACGGCGGCCGTCGACCAGCGCCTCGACGCGCTGGCGCCGATGATCACCTGGAACGACCTCGCGTACTCCCTCGATCCGAACAACGCCGTCGGCAGCGGCAGCGTGCCCGGCGTCTTCAAATGGCAGTGGGCCAACGGCTTCTACGTCATGGGCGAAGGGCAGCCGCTGCTGGAAGCCAACCTCGACCCCTCCCGCATCAACTCCCTGGCCTGTCTGCACTTCGTCACCAAGGCCTGCGACACGATCCGCACCCTCAACTCCGGCCGCTACCCGGCCGAGCAGACCGCCGGGCTGCTCGCCTACGCGCGCAGCGTCTCCCCGGTCTCGTACCTGAACCGCGTCAAGGCACCCACCCTCCTCGTCCAGGGCCAGGCCGACAGCCTCTTCAACCTCAACGAGGCGACGGCGACGTACAACACCCTCAAGGGCCAGGGGACACCGACGAAGATGATCTGGCAGTCGTGGGGCCACAGCGGCGGCCTCACCGACCCGGCCGCCGGTGAACTCAACCTCGGCCAGGGCAACCTGGAGACCAGCTACGTCGGCCGGCGCATCCTCGCCTGGTTCGACCGCTACCTGGGGAAGAAGAACGTCGACACCGGGCCGGCCTTCGCCTACTACCGCGACTGGATCACCGACCCCGACAACACCTACGCCACCGCCGACCGCGTCCCCGCACTCAGCCGCACGCTCTACCTGTCCGGCGACGGCAAACTCGTCGACAACCGCAGCAAGGTGGCACGGGGCAGCCGTACCTACACCAACTGGCTGACCCCCACCAGCCACTCGGAGAGCTCACTCGCCGCCCTCCTCGGCATCCCGGACCCGACGCCGTTCGACACTCCGGGCACCTACCTCGGCTGGACCAGCGAGCCGCTCGCGCGCACCACCGACGTCGTGGGCGCGCCCCGGGCCACGCTCAAGGTCGTCTCCCCGAAGGCCGAGCGGACACAGGCCTCGGCGGACGCCGCCGACAAGCTCGTGCTGTTCGCGAAGCTGTACGACGTGGCGCCCGACGGCACCCGGACGCTGGTGCACCGGCTGGTGGCACCGGTGCGGGTGCCCGACGTGACGAAGAGCTTCACGGTGACCCTGCCGGGGATCGTCCACCGGTACGAGAAGGGGCACCGGCTGCGGTTCGTGATTGCGGCGAGTGACGGTGCGTACTTCGGGAACCGGGGGATCAAGCCGGTGACCGTGGTCAGTGCGCCCCAGGACACGGGGGTTCTCCAGCTGCCGGTGCTCGGCTGA
- a CDS encoding M20/M25/M40 family metallo-hydrolase: MADGQALDEVVTFTSDLIRIDTTNRGGGDCQERPAAEYAAAQLAEAGLAPTLLERTRGRTNVVARFEGTDPSADALLVHGHLDVVPAQADEWSVHPFSGEIRDGVVWGRGAVDMKNMDAMILAVVRGWAREGVRPRRDIVIAFTADEEASAEDGSGFLADRHAELFEGCTEGIGESGAFTFHDGSGRQIYPIAAGERGTGWIKLTARGRAAHGSRPNRENAVSRLAAAVTRIGAHEWPLRLTPTVRAALTELAALYGLDADLDDVDGLLEKLGPAAKLVEATVRNSANPTMLEAGYKINVIPGEAVAYVDGRYLPGFEDEFRATIDELTGPDVEWEFHHQEVALQSPVDSPTYAAMRAAVEEFAPEGHTLPYCMPGGTDAKQFSRLGITGYGFSPLRLPDGYDYGAMFHGVDERVPVEALHFGVRVLDRFLRTA; the protein is encoded by the coding sequence ATGGCTGACGGGCAGGCACTGGACGAGGTCGTGACGTTCACCTCCGACCTCATCCGCATCGACACGACCAACCGCGGCGGCGGCGACTGCCAGGAGCGCCCCGCCGCCGAGTACGCCGCCGCGCAGCTGGCCGAGGCGGGCCTGGCACCCACCCTGCTGGAGCGCACCAGGGGCCGTACGAACGTCGTCGCCCGCTTCGAGGGCACCGACCCGTCGGCGGACGCGCTGCTCGTCCACGGCCATCTGGACGTGGTGCCCGCGCAGGCCGACGAGTGGAGCGTGCACCCGTTCTCCGGGGAGATCCGCGACGGGGTCGTGTGGGGCCGGGGCGCGGTCGACATGAAGAACATGGACGCGATGATCCTGGCCGTGGTCCGGGGCTGGGCCCGCGAGGGGGTGCGCCCCCGGCGGGACATCGTGATCGCGTTCACCGCCGACGAGGAGGCGAGCGCCGAGGACGGCTCCGGATTTCTCGCGGACCGGCATGCGGAGCTGTTCGAGGGCTGCACCGAGGGCATCGGCGAGTCCGGCGCGTTCACCTTCCACGACGGCAGCGGCCGGCAGATCTACCCGATCGCGGCCGGGGAGCGCGGCACCGGCTGGATCAAGCTGACGGCACGCGGGCGTGCCGCGCACGGCTCCCGGCCCAACCGGGAGAACGCGGTGAGCCGCCTCGCCGCCGCCGTCACCCGGATCGGCGCCCACGAGTGGCCGCTGCGGCTGACCCCGACCGTGCGCGCCGCCCTCACCGAACTCGCCGCGCTGTACGGCCTCGACGCCGACCTGGACGACGTGGACGGCCTGCTGGAGAAGCTCGGCCCGGCGGCCAAGCTCGTGGAGGCGACCGTCCGCAACAGCGCCAACCCGACCATGCTGGAGGCCGGGTACAAGATCAACGTGATCCCGGGGGAGGCCGTGGCTTACGTCGACGGGCGCTACCTGCCCGGCTTCGAGGACGAGTTCCGCGCGACCATCGACGAGCTCACCGGGCCCGACGTCGAGTGGGAGTTCCACCATCAGGAGGTCGCCCTCCAGTCACCCGTGGACTCGCCGACGTACGCCGCAATGCGCGCCGCCGTCGAGGAGTTCGCCCCCGAGGGCCACACGCTCCCGTACTGCATGCCCGGCGGCACCGACGCCAAGCAGTTCTCACGGCTCGGCATCACCGGCTACGGCTTCTCACCGCTGAGGCTGCCGGACGGGTACGACTACGGGGCCATGTTCCACGGCGTCGACGAGCGTGTACCGGTCGAGGCGCTCCACTTCGGCGTCCGTGTTCTCGACCGCTTCCTGCGAACGGCCTAG
- a CDS encoding S66 peptidase family protein translates to MNPLVRPSRLAPGARVAVVAPSGPVPGERLRAGLDVLRGWGLDPVLAPHVLDRHQELAYLAGTDADRAADLQAAWCDPAVDAVLCARGGYGAQRLIDLLDWEAMRAAAPKVFVGFSDVTALHEAFANRLGLVTLHGPMAAGVDFIKNARAQDHLRATLFEPESVRTIASTGSALIPGRARGVTLGGCLCLLAAEIGTPYARTSARGGLLCLEDVGEESYRLDRYLTQLLRAGLFEGVRGVLLGSWQECEPYERVRALLVDRLGGLGVPVVEEFGFGHGEAALTIPLGVSAELDAGAGTLTLDEPALR, encoded by the coding sequence GTGAACCCGCTCGTCCGCCCCTCCAGGCTCGCCCCCGGCGCCCGCGTGGCCGTCGTCGCACCCAGCGGACCCGTGCCCGGGGAACGGCTGCGGGCCGGCCTCGACGTGCTGCGCGGCTGGGGTCTCGACCCGGTGCTGGCACCCCATGTGCTCGACCGGCACCAGGAGTTGGCGTATCTGGCCGGCACGGACGCCGACCGGGCCGCCGATCTGCAGGCCGCCTGGTGCGATCCGGCCGTCGACGCGGTGCTGTGTGCCCGCGGCGGCTACGGGGCGCAGCGCCTGATCGACCTCCTCGACTGGGAGGCGATGCGGGCAGCCGCACCCAAGGTGTTCGTCGGCTTCAGCGACGTCACCGCGCTGCACGAGGCGTTCGCCAACCGGCTGGGCCTTGTCACCCTGCACGGTCCGATGGCCGCGGGCGTCGACTTCATCAAGAACGCGCGGGCCCAGGACCACCTGAGGGCCACGCTGTTCGAGCCGGAATCCGTGCGTACGATCGCCTCCACCGGCTCCGCACTGATCCCCGGCCGGGCGCGGGGAGTCACCCTCGGCGGCTGTCTCTGCCTGCTCGCCGCCGAGATAGGGACCCCGTATGCCCGGACCTCCGCACGCGGCGGTCTGCTGTGCCTGGAGGACGTGGGCGAGGAGAGCTACCGGCTGGACCGCTACCTCACGCAACTGCTGCGCGCCGGCCTGTTCGAGGGCGTGCGCGGCGTCCTGCTCGGGTCGTGGCAGGAGTGCGAGCCCTACGAGCGGGTGCGTGCGCTGCTCGTGGACCGGCTGGGTGGCCTCGGTGTGCCCGTTGTGGAGGAGTTCGGGTTCGGGCACGGTGAAGCGGCGCTGACGATCCCCCTCGGCGTGAGCGCCGAACTCGATGCCGGTGCGGGCACGTTGACTCTCGACGAGCCCGCTCTGCGCTGA
- a CDS encoding M55 family metallopeptidase, whose translation MRILISADMEGATGVTWPADVLPGTPQWERCRGMFTSDVNAAVLGFFDGGADAVVINEAHWTMRNLLLERLDERAEMLTGRHKTLSMVEGVQHGDVDGIAFVGYHAGAGMEGVLAHTYLANSITGVWLNDVRASEGLLNAHVVAEYGVPVVLVTGDDVACEDALGYAPGALKVAVKDHVSRYAAVCRTPTRTAGDIRAAAKEAAGLAVRQEPVSNGPFTIGVEFDAEHLAMAATVVPGVERIGERRVAYTSERMYEGIRTFKAVTTVVSAAVEEQYG comes from the coding sequence ATGAGAATCCTCATCAGCGCCGACATGGAGGGCGCCACCGGCGTGACCTGGCCGGCCGACGTGCTGCCGGGGACGCCTCAGTGGGAGCGGTGCCGGGGGATGTTCACCTCGGACGTCAACGCCGCCGTGCTGGGATTCTTCGACGGGGGTGCCGACGCCGTCGTCATCAACGAGGCCCACTGGACCATGCGCAACCTGCTGCTCGAACGGCTCGACGAGCGCGCGGAGATGCTCACCGGGCGGCACAAGACGCTGTCCATGGTCGAGGGCGTGCAGCACGGCGACGTGGACGGCATCGCCTTCGTCGGTTACCACGCGGGCGCCGGCATGGAGGGCGTCCTCGCGCACACCTACCTCGCGAACTCCATCACCGGGGTGTGGCTGAACGACGTACGGGCGAGCGAGGGGCTGCTGAACGCGCATGTCGTCGCCGAGTACGGCGTGCCCGTCGTGCTCGTCACCGGCGACGACGTGGCCTGCGAGGACGCCCTCGGGTACGCGCCTGGAGCACTGAAGGTCGCCGTCAAGGACCACGTCTCCCGGTACGCGGCCGTGTGCCGTACGCCTACCAGGACCGCCGGCGACATCCGTGCCGCGGCCAAGGAGGCGGCCGGACTGGCGGTCCGTCAGGAGCCGGTGAGCAATGGCCCGTTCACCATCGGGGTCGAGTTCGACGCCGAGCACCTCGCGATGGCCGCCACCGTCGTCCCCGGTGTCGAACGGATCGGTGAGCGCAGGGTGGCGTACACCAGCGAACGCATGTACGAGGGAATCCGTACCTTCAAGGCGGTCACCACGGTCGTCTCGGCCGCGGTGGAGGAGCAGTATGGCTGA
- a CDS encoding sigma-70 family RNA polymerase sigma factor gives MSVAAGSQDAFSRLYDATAGPIYGIACRVLQDPARAEEVTQEVMLEVWQSAPRYRPESGHAMTWMLTIAHHRAVDSVRTLQRSAERERAVSQHESTPAFDDVVDAVEALGECEQVRSCLKELKPELLQPVVLAYYEGLTHTEIASRLSLPLGTVKSRLRRALTRLRHCLGAPP, from the coding sequence GTGTCCGTCGCTGCCGGCAGCCAGGACGCCTTCTCCCGGTTGTACGACGCGACCGCCGGACCGATCTACGGAATCGCGTGCCGGGTCCTTCAGGACCCCGCGCGCGCCGAGGAGGTCACCCAGGAGGTCATGCTGGAGGTCTGGCAGAGCGCTCCCCGCTACCGGCCCGAGAGCGGGCACGCCATGACCTGGATGCTGACAATCGCTCACCACCGAGCCGTGGACAGCGTCCGCACGCTGCAAAGGTCCGCCGAGCGCGAGCGCGCCGTCTCCCAGCACGAGTCGACGCCGGCCTTCGACGACGTCGTGGACGCGGTGGAGGCGCTCGGGGAATGCGAACAGGTCCGCTCGTGCCTGAAGGAGCTCAAGCCCGAGCTGCTGCAGCCGGTGGTGCTCGCTTACTACGAGGGCCTGACCCATACCGAGATCGCTTCGAGGCTGTCCCTGCCGCTCGGCACCGTCAAGAGCCGTCTGCGCAGGGCTCTGACCCGTCTGCGGCACTGCCTGGGAGCTCCGCCGTGA
- the sbnA gene encoding 2,3-diaminopropionate biosynthesis protein SbnA, translated as MSVISAPYTFNEEDLYVDLQPILGHRLFLKCEGFNFAGSIKLKPATEMVEAAERAGGLTSRSVLLESSSGNMGVALSMIAASKGYRFLCVTDSRCNLSTRLVMEALGAQVHVVTEPSAGGGFLQARLDYVRALSALDDRYVWLSQYTNPGNWRAHYRRTAPAIARSFPGLDVLFVGAGTTGTLMGCARFFRQWHRPVRIVAVDSAGSVTFGGTPGRRMLPGLGMSVSPPLLDESYVDEAVHVEEADTIRACHRLARRGFLFGGSTGTVVSGATRWLAAHDPAGLTAVAIAPDLGERYLETVYQTNWVQALYGDDVLRPGGQVAAGSRVARPAPLRDADDGRDSDT; from the coding sequence GTGTCAGTCATATCCGCCCCCTACACCTTCAACGAGGAGGATCTCTACGTCGACCTCCAGCCGATACTGGGGCACAGGCTTTTCCTGAAGTGCGAAGGCTTCAACTTCGCCGGATCGATCAAGCTGAAGCCCGCCACCGAGATGGTGGAGGCTGCCGAACGGGCGGGGGGCCTGACCTCGCGGTCGGTCCTGCTGGAGTCCTCGTCGGGCAACATGGGCGTTGCACTCAGCATGATCGCCGCCAGCAAGGGCTACCGGTTCCTGTGCGTGACGGACTCCCGCTGCAACCTGTCGACCAGGCTGGTGATGGAGGCACTGGGCGCCCAGGTGCACGTGGTCACGGAGCCGAGCGCCGGCGGCGGCTTCCTCCAGGCGCGGCTCGACTACGTGCGCGCACTGTCCGCCCTCGACGACCGGTACGTATGGCTCAGCCAGTACACCAACCCGGGCAACTGGCGAGCGCACTACCGCAGGACCGCACCGGCCATCGCCCGCTCGTTCCCGGGACTGGACGTCCTGTTCGTCGGGGCCGGCACCACCGGAACACTGATGGGCTGCGCCCGCTTCTTCCGGCAGTGGCACCGGCCGGTCCGCATCGTCGCGGTGGACAGCGCCGGCTCGGTGACCTTCGGCGGGACCCCGGGCCGCCGCATGCTTCCCGGCCTGGGCATGAGCGTGAGCCCGCCCCTGCTCGACGAGTCCTACGTCGACGAGGCGGTGCACGTCGAGGAGGCGGACACCATCCGCGCCTGCCACCGCCTGGCCCGCCGCGGATTCCTCTTCGGTGGCTCCACCGGCACCGTCGTCAGCGGTGCGACGCGCTGGCTGGCCGCGCACGACCCGGCCGGTCTGACCGCGGTGGCGATCGCCCCGGACCTGGGCGAGCGCTACCTGGAGACCGTCTACCAGACCAACTGGGTCCAGGCCCTCTACGGCGACGACGTGCTCCGTCCCGGTGGCCAGGTCGCCGCCGGTTCGCGGGTCGCCCGCCCCGCGCCACTGCGGGATGCGGACGACGGCCGGGACTCGGACACTTAA
- a CDS encoding dipeptidyl-peptidase 5 → MQTLAYGSWPSPIDAALAATHDGHPEYVGFVGDEAWWTEPRPTEGGRRTLVRRRADGTEESVLSAPWNVRSRVVEYGGQPWAGEEVDGRPLVVFVNFADQRLYRYEEGAEPRPITPVSPVGGGLRWAEPQLRLDIGEVWCVLEEFTGEGPTDVRRVLAAVPLDGSAADSREAVRELTDDRHRFVTGARISPDGRRAAWLAWDHPRMPWDGTELLVADIGADGTLAAARTVAGGPDEAIAQVDWSADGRLLYASDRSGWWNLYRDGEPLCSREEEFGGPLWKPGLRWFAPLASGPVAVVHGRGSTALGVLDPETGEVVDAAGPWTEFASTLAVYGERVVAVGASPRSAYEVVELDTCTGRARVIGAEHDDAVDPAYYPEPQIRTFTGPAGEEIHAHIYPPHNPGCVAPGDTPPPYVLWAHGGPTGRAPLVLDLAIAYFTSRGIGVAEVNYGGSTGYGRAYRNRLREQWGVVDVEDCAAVALALADEGTADRDRLAIRGGSAGGWTTAASLTTTDIYACGTILYPILDLASWGDGETHDLESQYLESLIGPLAEVPGRYAERSPAAHADRLTVPFLLLQGLDDVICPPTQCERFLARMEGRRVPHAYIAFEGEGHGFRRAETMIRVLESELSLYAQVFGLNPPGVPRLELAK, encoded by the coding sequence GTGCAGACACTGGCGTACGGTTCCTGGCCCTCGCCGATCGACGCGGCGCTCGCCGCCACCCACGACGGGCACCCCGAGTACGTGGGCTTCGTCGGTGACGAGGCGTGGTGGACCGAGCCGCGGCCCACCGAGGGCGGGCGGCGCACACTGGTGCGGCGCCGTGCCGACGGTACGGAGGAGTCCGTGCTGTCCGCACCGTGGAACGTGCGCAGCCGGGTCGTCGAGTACGGCGGACAGCCCTGGGCCGGAGAGGAGGTCGACGGCCGGCCGCTCGTCGTCTTCGTGAACTTCGCCGACCAGCGGCTCTACCGGTACGAGGAGGGCGCCGAGCCGCGTCCGATCACCCCCGTGTCCCCGGTGGGCGGTGGACTGCGCTGGGCGGAGCCGCAGCTGCGACTCGACATCGGTGAAGTGTGGTGCGTGCTGGAGGAGTTCACCGGCGAGGGGCCCACCGACGTGCGGCGCGTCCTGGCCGCCGTCCCGCTGGACGGCTCGGCGGCCGACAGCCGGGAGGCCGTACGCGAACTCACCGACGACCGGCACCGGTTCGTCACCGGAGCGCGGATCTCGCCCGACGGGCGGCGCGCGGCGTGGCTCGCCTGGGACCATCCGCGGATGCCGTGGGACGGCACCGAGCTGCTGGTCGCCGACATCGGCGCCGACGGCACGCTCGCCGCCGCGCGGACCGTCGCCGGTGGCCCGGACGAGGCGATCGCCCAGGTCGACTGGTCGGCGGACGGCCGGCTGCTGTACGCGAGTGACCGCAGCGGCTGGTGGAACCTCTACCGCGACGGTGAACCGCTCTGCTCGCGCGAGGAGGAGTTCGGCGGACCGCTGTGGAAGCCGGGCCTGCGCTGGTTCGCCCCGCTGGCGAGCGGTCCCGTCGCCGTCGTGCACGGGCGCGGCTCGACCGCCCTCGGTGTACTGGACCCCGAGACCGGCGAGGTCGTCGACGCGGCCGGACCCTGGACCGAGTTCGCGTCCACCCTCGCGGTGTACGGCGAGCGGGTCGTCGCCGTCGGAGCCAGCCCCCGCAGCGCCTACGAGGTGGTCGAGCTCGACACCTGCACGGGCCGGGCCCGGGTCATCGGTGCCGAGCACGACGACGCCGTCGACCCCGCCTACTACCCCGAGCCGCAGATCCGCACCTTCACCGGCCCCGCCGGAGAGGAGATCCACGCGCACATCTACCCGCCGCACAACCCCGGCTGTGTGGCCCCCGGCGACACACCGCCGCCGTACGTCCTCTGGGCGCACGGCGGCCCCACCGGCCGTGCGCCCCTCGTCCTCGACCTGGCGATCGCCTACTTCACGTCGCGCGGCATCGGGGTCGCCGAGGTCAACTACGGCGGCTCGACCGGATACGGCAGGGCGTACCGCAACCGGCTGCGCGAGCAGTGGGGCGTGGTCGACGTCGAGGACTGCGCGGCCGTCGCGCTCGCCCTCGCCGACGAGGGCACGGCCGACCGTGACCGGCTCGCCATCCGCGGCGGCAGCGCCGGCGGCTGGACCACGGCCGCCTCCCTCACCACCACCGACATCTACGCCTGCGGCACGATCCTCTACCCCATCCTCGACCTGGCGAGCTGGGGCGACGGGGAGACCCACGACCTGGAGTCGCAGTACCTGGAATCCCTGATCGGGCCGCTCGCCGAGGTGCCGGGACGGTACGCGGAACGCTCGCCCGCGGCGCACGCCGACCGTCTCACCGTGCCCTTCCTGCTGCTGCAGGGCCTCGACGACGTGATCTGCCCGCCGACCCAGTGCGAGCGGTTCCTCGCCCGCATGGAGGGACGCCGGGTGCCGCACGCCTACATCGCCTTCGAGGGGGAGGGCCACGGATTCCGGCGGGCGGAGACGATGATCCGCGTCCTGGAGTCCGAACTCTCCCTGTACGCCCAGGTGTTCGGGCTCAACCCGCCCGGTGTCCCCAGACTGGAACTCGCCAAGTGA
- the sbnB gene encoding 2,3-diaminopropionate biosynthesis protein SbnB: MTTTRSGTWESAPSGPVAVPPFAIVPGGQVQQALQGREKQIVEVVEETYRLHDAGDSVNPPSHFLRFPDRPSSRIIALPASIGGEAGVDGLKWISSFPQNVAAGIPRASAVLVLNDRHTGYPFACMEASIISATRTAASAALAAERLSRGRERPTRVGFIGTGLIARYIHTFLAGTGWSFDTIGVHDVSADSAAGFRCYLEQSGAAGWIVLHDSAEQLIRRSDLVVFATVAARPHIQEPSWFAHRPLVLHVSLRDLAPEVVLASDNIVDDVEHCLRADTSVHLAEQLTGNRDFVTGTLADVMAARVSPSADRTVVFSPFGLGVLDLAVGKYVYDEVAGSGELHVVDGFFHELSRYG, from the coding sequence ATGACCACCACCCGTTCCGGCACCTGGGAGTCCGCACCATCCGGGCCGGTTGCCGTGCCGCCGTTCGCGATCGTGCCGGGCGGCCAGGTCCAGCAAGCGCTGCAAGGGCGCGAGAAGCAGATCGTGGAGGTGGTCGAGGAAACCTACCGGCTGCACGACGCCGGTGATTCGGTGAACCCGCCGTCCCACTTCCTGCGCTTCCCCGACCGCCCGTCGTCCCGGATCATCGCCCTGCCCGCCTCGATCGGCGGAGAGGCAGGGGTGGACGGCCTCAAGTGGATCTCCAGCTTTCCGCAGAACGTCGCGGCCGGCATCCCGAGGGCCTCGGCGGTGCTCGTCCTCAACGACCGCCACACGGGCTACCCCTTCGCCTGCATGGAAGCCTCGATCATCAGCGCCACGAGGACAGCCGCGTCGGCGGCACTGGCAGCGGAACGACTCAGCCGTGGCCGAGAGCGCCCGACCCGCGTCGGTTTCATCGGGACGGGCCTGATCGCCCGCTACATCCACACCTTCCTGGCCGGTACCGGCTGGTCGTTCGACACCATCGGCGTGCACGACGTGTCCGCCGACAGCGCCGCCGGATTCCGCTGCTACCTGGAGCAGTCCGGCGCCGCCGGCTGGATCGTCCTGCACGACAGCGCCGAGCAGCTGATACGCCGGAGCGACCTGGTCGTGTTCGCCACCGTCGCCGCCCGGCCGCACATCCAGGAGCCGTCGTGGTTCGCACACCGTCCGCTCGTGCTGCATGTGTCGCTGCGCGACCTGGCCCCGGAGGTCGTGCTCGCGTCGGACAACATCGTCGACGACGTCGAGCACTGCCTGAGGGCGGACACCTCCGTTCACCTGGCCGAACAGCTCACCGGCAACCGCGACTTCGTGACGGGGACGCTGGCGGACGTGATGGCCGCACGCGTGTCGCCGTCGGCGGACCGGACGGTGGTGTTCTCGCCCTTCGGCCTCGGAGTGCTCGACCTGGCAGTCGGCAAGTACGTCTACGACGAGGTGGCGGGCTCCGGCGAGCTGCACGTCGTCGACGGGTTCTTCCATGAGCTGAGCCGGTACGGATGA
- a CDS encoding anti-sigma factor, giving the protein MTADSHDAHDLAGAYAVNALTQEEREAFGRHLADCPDCAQETLRQQEAAGWLALLAARTPPPRLKERVLAEVARTPQLPSAPGGTNGRRIRRSTPPLMHLALAASLAAAAALGGLAAWQHQEARDTRQEARSQAADLGRLLAAPDTTFIRKDLAYGGSGTVAVSRELNEAVYFCQDLAPLPEDKTYQMWYVDPGDAVRSAGLLAAKAGLQSASLPPPGAAAALAVTVEPSAGSSRPTSDPIATWPLPTS; this is encoded by the coding sequence ATGACAGCCGACTCGCACGATGCACACGACCTCGCGGGTGCCTATGCGGTGAACGCCCTCACCCAGGAGGAACGGGAGGCCTTCGGCCGCCATCTCGCCGACTGCCCCGACTGCGCCCAGGAGACGCTCCGTCAGCAGGAGGCCGCAGGCTGGCTGGCGCTCTTGGCAGCCCGCACCCCGCCGCCGCGGCTGAAGGAACGCGTCCTCGCCGAGGTGGCCCGGACCCCCCAGCTCCCGTCGGCGCCCGGCGGGACGAACGGGCGCCGCATCCGACGATCCACGCCGCCTCTGATGCATCTCGCGCTGGCCGCCAGTCTGGCCGCGGCCGCCGCGCTCGGCGGTCTGGCGGCATGGCAGCACCAGGAGGCACGGGACACCCGCCAGGAGGCCCGCAGCCAGGCCGCCGACCTCGGCCGGCTCCTCGCGGCTCCCGACACCACCTTCATCAGGAAGGACCTGGCCTACGGCGGATCCGGCACCGTGGCGGTTTCACGGGAGCTGAACGAGGCCGTGTACTTCTGCCAGGACCTGGCTCCGCTGCCCGAGGACAAGACCTACCAGATGTGGTACGTCGACCCCGGGGACGCAGTCCGCTCCGCCGGGCTCCTCGCCGCCAAAGCCGGCCTGCAGTCCGCGTCGCTTCCCCCGCCCGGTGCCGCCGCCGCGCTCGCCGTCACCGTCGAGCCGAGCGCAGGCTCCTCCCGCCCCACCAGCGATCCGATCGCCACCTGGCCCTTGCCCACTTCCTGA